One part of the Microlunatus elymi genome encodes these proteins:
- a CDS encoding nucleotidyltransferase family protein yields MTTDRPADVLDELPPAHAELVTRLAALPGVEAIALGGSRAQGTAGPDSDWDFGIYYRTGFDPAEVRALGYDGTVVEIGEWGGGVFNGGAWLQVDGHKTDLLWRDLDVVEHEIAEARAGRWRVEPLRFHLTGIPTYLLLAELAANRALVGRLPRPGYPEALRESAARGWARGAELTLDFARTAHARQGRVTTCFGALAVGAAEFAHAVAAASGRWVTNDKTLLSIGGMSAVDDIVRVAGRDPSPAALIAAVDATVELGRSTLAAARADR; encoded by the coding sequence GCGCACGCCGAACTCGTCACCCGGCTGGCGGCGCTGCCCGGAGTCGAGGCGATCGCCCTGGGTGGGTCGCGGGCGCAGGGGACGGCTGGTCCGGACAGCGACTGGGACTTCGGCATCTACTACCGGACCGGGTTCGATCCCGCCGAGGTACGAGCACTCGGTTACGACGGCACCGTGGTCGAGATCGGCGAGTGGGGCGGCGGTGTGTTCAACGGCGGTGCCTGGCTGCAGGTCGACGGCCACAAGACCGACTTGTTGTGGCGAGATCTCGATGTGGTCGAGCACGAGATCGCCGAGGCACGGGCCGGTCGGTGGCGGGTCGAGCCGCTGAGGTTCCACCTGACCGGAATTCCGACCTACCTCCTGCTGGCCGAGTTGGCGGCGAACCGGGCGCTGGTCGGCCGCCTGCCGCGGCCCGGCTACCCGGAGGCGTTGAGAGAGTCGGCCGCCCGGGGCTGGGCCCGCGGGGCCGAACTCACCCTCGACTTCGCCCGCACCGCTCATGCCCGGCAAGGCCGGGTGACCACCTGTTTCGGGGCACTGGCCGTCGGCGCGGCCGAGTTCGCCCACGCCGTGGCCGCCGCTTCCGGCCGCTGGGTGACCAACGACAAGACCCTGCTGTCGATCGGAGGTATGAGCGCTGTGGACGACATCGTCCGCGTGGCCGGCCGGGATCCGAGTCCGGCGGCTCTGATCGCCGCGGTGGACGCGACCGTCGAACTCGGCCGCAGCACGTTGGCGGCGGCTCGGGCCGATCGGTGA